From one Cynocephalus volans isolate mCynVol1 chromosome X, mCynVol1.pri, whole genome shotgun sequence genomic stretch:
- the LOC134367590 gene encoding RNA polymerase II subunit A C-terminal domain phosphatase SSU72-like, which produces MQSSPLRVAVVDSSNQNRSMEAHNVLSKRGFNVRSFGTATHVKLPGSTPHKPNVYDFSTTYDQMYNDLLRKDKEFYTSNGILYMLDRNRRIKPRPERFQSCNDVFDLILTCEERVYDEVVEHLTSREQETCQPVHVVNVDIQDNQEEATLGAFLICEICQCLQLLEDMDNKMEEMLKELEKKNGKTFLHTVCFY; this is translated from the coding sequence ATGCAGTCGTCACCACTgagggtggctgtggtggactcAAGCAACCAGAATCGGAGCATGGAGGCACACAACGTCCTCAGCAAACGAGGATTCAATGTCCGGTCCTTTGGAACAGCAACTCACGTGAAGCTTCCAGGATCAACACCCCACAAGCCGAATGTTTATGATTTCAGTACCACATATGATCAGATGTACAATGATCTTCTtaggaaagacaaagaattctataCAAGCAATGGCATTTTGTATATGCTGGACAGAAATAGGAGAATCAAGCCCCGGCCAGAAAGGTTCCAGAGCTGCAACGATGTGTTTGATCTGATCCTCACGTGTGAAGAGAGAGTCTACGACGAGGTGGTAGAACATCTCACTTCCAGAGAACAGGAGACCTGCCAGCCAGTGCACGTGGTCAACGTGGACATCCAGGACAACCAAGAAGAGGCCACCCTTGGAGcgttcctcatctgtgagatcTGCCAGTGTCTTCAGCTCCTGGAGGACATGGACAACAAGATGGAGGAGATGCTGAAGGAGTTGGAGAAGAAGAACGGCAAGACCTTTCTGCACACCGTGTGCTtctactga